The Mauremys reevesii isolate NIE-2019 unplaced genomic scaffold, ASM1616193v1 Contig1, whole genome shotgun sequence genome includes a region encoding these proteins:
- the LOC120392437 gene encoding uncharacterized protein LOC120392437 — MELALNAAPVTVTRARLLGSRFPFPVDDALSEISVSVRSLAGSGFAVSLLQPSGEPPAGVESVIDTALHKVLKLRRVEAVGSWTVALTPSGSYEVEIGGKSLLDGTLQILEQRQDLLLPIQGRPVRGANYTVSARLLGEAGGARLLRLLALDGTGGLVGTAPLNQSTDASGNLLALAPISFQLPATVLGVEGLTGAGFPFTRLRPDPLATESVQVRALDGQNGTLLPGAVTRLAVLVVNDGAEATFTFSVTDELGLLQGYDPPGGHLGPGASVVLSGTFAAPASHAGFSSSIATFMAQSSSAHNYVKIPITVVPEEAVVTDENPPTHRLLELSMPCVGSIQHDPDCARHVWTMRFHAVDAESPVTVRVGANPSGLSCRPRSPSADEGLVCDYRWTCCSPYVEVLVSDGNGNTDAFTVDYRTPGPSRAR, encoded by the exons ATGGAGCTGGCCCTCAACGCGGCCCCCGTCACGGTGACCCGGGCCCGGCTGCTCGGCTCCCGCTTCCCCTTCCCCGTGGACGACGCCCTGAGCGAGATCTCGGTGTCCGTGCGCAGCCTGGCCGGCAGCGGCTTCGCcgtctccctcctgcagccctcgG GCGAGCCGCCGGCCGGCGTGGAGTCGGTGATCGACACGGCCCTGCACAAGGTGCTGAAGCTGCGGCGGGTGGAGGCCGTGGGGAGCTGGACGGTGGCGCTGACCCCCAGCGGCAGCTACGAGGTGGAGATCGGGGGCAAGAGCCTGCTGGACGGGACCCTGCAGATCCTGGAGCAACGCCAGGACCTGCTGCTGCCCATCCAGGGCCGGCCCGTGCGAG GGGCGAATTACACCGTCTCGGCCCGGCTGCTGGGGGAGGCCGGCGGCGCCCGGCTGCTCCGGCTCCTGGCCCTGGACGGCACCGGCGGCCTGGTGGGCACCGCGCCGCTGAACCAGAGCACGGACGCCAGCGGGAACCTGCTGGCACTGGCGCCCATCAGCTTCCAGCTGCCG GCCACGGTGCTGGGCGTGGAGGGGCTGACGGGCGCCGGGTTCCCCTTCACCCGCCTCCGCCCCGACCCCCTGGCCACCGAGTCGGTGCAGGTCCGGGCCCTGGACGGGCAGAACG GCACGCTGCTGCCGGGCGCGGTGACACGGCTGGCGGTGCTGGTTGTGAACGACGGGGCCGAGGCCACGTTCACCTTCTCGGTGACCGACGAGCTGGGGCTGCTGCAAGGATACGACCCCCCCGGGGGGCACCTGGGGCCCGGCGCCAGCGTCGTCCTCAGCGGGACCTTCGCCGCCCCCGCCAGCCACGCCGGCTTCTCGTCCAG CATCGCGACGTTTATGGCACAAAGTTCGTCAGCTCATAATTACGTGAAAATCCCCATCACGGTGGTGCCAGAAGAGGCCGTG GTGACGGACGAGAACCCACCGACCCACCGGCTGCTGGAGCTCTCCATGCCCTGCGTGGGCAGCATCCAGCACGACCCCGACTGCGCCCGGCACGTCTGGACCATGAGATTTCACGCGGTCGATGCCGAGAGTCCGGTCACGGTCCGGGTCGGCGCCAACCCCTCCGGCCTGAGCTGCCGCCCGCGGAGCCCCAGCGCGGACGAGGGCCTCGTGTGTGACTATCG CTGGACGTGCTGCTCCCCGTACGTGGAGGTGCTGGTCAGTGATGGGAACGGAAACACAGACGCCTTCACTGTGGACTATCGGACACCAGGCCCCAGCAGAGCACG GTGA
- the AIF1 gene encoding allograft inflammatory factor 1, protein MSSQQNLQGGKAFGALKAQQEEVLDSLNKEFLDDPKYSTDEDLPEKLEAFKKKYMEFDLNGEGDIDIMALKRMLEKLGAAKTHLELKKMITEVTGGLGETIGYRDFVRMMLGKRSAIFKLILMYEDKAKEKEEKPAGPPAKRAITDLP, encoded by the exons ATGAGCTCCCAGCAGAATCTACAAG GGGGCAAGGCCTTCGGGGCGCTGAAGGCCCAGCAGGAGGAGGTTCTGGACTCTCTCAATAAG gagTTCCTGGATGACCCCAAATACAGCACAGATGAAGACCTGCCGGAGAAGCTGGAGGCCTTCAAGA AGAAATACATGGAGTTCGACCTCAACGGGGAGGGGGACATCG ACATCATGGCTCTGAAGCGGATGCTGGAGAAGCTCGGGGCGGCCAAGACCCACCTGGAGCTGAAGAAAATGATCACGGAGGTGACGGGCGGCCTGGGCGAGACCATCGGCTACCGGGACTTCGTCCGCATGATGCTGGGCAAGCGCTCGGCCATCTTCAAACT GATCCTGATGTACGAAGACAAAGccaaggagaaggaggagaagccGGCCGGCCCCCCTGCCAAGAGGGCCATCACTGACCTCCCCTAG